One genomic segment of Pseudomonas sp. p1(2021b) includes these proteins:
- a CDS encoding sigma-54 interaction domain-containing protein — MHQSDSLKDYPKVRQRAIRSLFEIIEQSSEGTVIVDRQARIVWMNERYARRFGLADAASAIGQPCEAVIPGSLMREVVSNGRPILLDMLDTPNEPLVVMRLPIHDERGELIGAIGFALFDELRSLSPLLKRYSSMQQELASTRSQLKARQAKYSFAQFVGTSAASLEAKRRARRGAGSDSPVLLLGETGTGKELLAHAIHAASPRAHKAFVSINSAAIPETLLEAEFFGTAPGAFTGADRKGRSGKLQLAEGGTLFLDEIGDMPLALQSKLLRVLQEKEYEPVGSNQMLRSDVRVIAATSIDLQAAMAIGTFRADLYYRLNVLPIEVPPLRERLGDLPALCEAILAELGSQYELEPEAQALLAQHAWPGNIRELRNVLERATLLADQARLGMEDVLAALGPVSPVASTAVARQGYREACEAFERKLIVDALDESAGNVPQAAKMLGLGRSTLYKKMAALGISSIA, encoded by the coding sequence ATGCATCAAAGCGACAGCCTCAAGGACTATCCCAAGGTTCGCCAACGGGCGATCCGCTCGTTGTTCGAGATCATCGAGCAATCCAGCGAGGGCACGGTGATCGTCGACCGCCAGGCGCGCATCGTGTGGATGAACGAGCGCTACGCCCGACGCTTTGGCCTGGCCGACGCGGCCAGCGCCATCGGCCAGCCCTGCGAGGCGGTGATCCCCGGTAGCCTGATGCGCGAGGTGGTCAGCAACGGGCGGCCGATCCTGCTGGACATGCTCGACACGCCCAACGAGCCGTTGGTGGTGATGCGCCTGCCAATCCACGATGAGCGCGGCGAGCTGATCGGCGCCATCGGCTTCGCCCTGTTCGATGAGCTGCGCAGCCTCTCGCCCTTGCTCAAGCGCTATTCGAGCATGCAGCAGGAACTGGCTTCGACACGTTCGCAATTGAAGGCACGCCAGGCCAAGTACAGCTTCGCCCAGTTCGTCGGCACCAGTGCCGCCAGCCTCGAGGCCAAGCGCCGGGCACGCCGCGGCGCGGGTAGCGATTCCCCGGTTCTGCTGCTGGGCGAGACCGGTACTGGCAAGGAACTGCTGGCCCACGCGATCCATGCCGCCTCGCCACGGGCGCATAAGGCATTCGTCAGCATCAACAGCGCAGCCATTCCGGAGACCTTGCTGGAAGCCGAGTTCTTCGGCACGGCGCCAGGCGCATTCACCGGTGCCGACCGCAAGGGGCGCAGCGGCAAGCTGCAACTGGCCGAAGGGGGGACCCTGTTCCTCGACGAGATCGGCGACATGCCCCTGGCACTGCAAAGCAAGCTGCTGCGGGTATTGCAGGAGAAGGAATACGAGCCGGTCGGCTCCAACCAGATGCTGCGCAGCGACGTACGCGTCATTGCAGCCACGTCGATCGACCTGCAGGCGGCCATGGCCATCGGCACGTTTCGCGCCGACCTGTATTACCGGCTCAACGTGCTGCCCATCGAAGTACCGCCCCTGCGCGAACGCCTGGGCGATCTGCCGGCGCTGTGCGAGGCAATCCTGGCCGAGCTGGGCAGCCAGTACGAGCTCGAACCCGAGGCTCAGGCGCTGCTGGCCCAGCATGCCTGGCCGGGGAATATCCGTGAGTTGCGCAATGTGCTGGAACGGGCGACCTTGCTGGCGGACCAGGCGCGCTTGGGCATGGAGGATGTCCTGGCGGCGCTAGGGCCGGTGAGCCCGGTGGCATCGACCGCAGTGGCTCGCCAGGGGTATCGGGAGGCGTGCGAGGCGTTCGAGCGCAAATTGATTGTCGATGCGTTGGACGAGAGCGCGGGGAATGTGCCACAAGCCGCGAAGATGCTGGGGTTGGGGCGTTCGACGTTGTACAAGAAGATGGCTGCGCTGGGTATTTCGTCCATAGCTTGA